One genomic segment of [Phormidium] sp. ETS-05 includes these proteins:
- the mreC gene encoding rod shape-determining protein MreC codes for MYTLRRWWGRHSLQVGLVALAIGAAGWIRSTEAEMVFEAYQWIVRPFQGQQQPQLIDAKIRELQLRLEEVERQNQKLKELLGYVEKQKPRGIVAPVVGRSGDHWWQHVTLGRGSKDGIQPDYIVTGPGGVVGRILSVTPHSSKVLLITDPLFRAGVAIARTRHMGVLRGKSTDVVDMEFFDKLPNVRVGDTVSTSNLSQAFPPGLPVGKVVQVNLNKSPAPEAVIQLSADINSLEWVVVSPNHEASRQNDADTTTPPKAATPREEQQ; via the coding sequence ATGTACACATTACGTCGCTGGTGGGGTCGTCATAGTTTACAAGTAGGTCTGGTAGCACTGGCTATCGGTGCGGCTGGGTGGATCCGTTCCACGGAAGCAGAAATGGTGTTTGAAGCCTACCAGTGGATTGTACGTCCTTTTCAGGGTCAGCAACAACCGCAGCTAATTGATGCCAAAATTCGCGAGCTGCAATTGCGTTTGGAGGAAGTAGAACGTCAAAATCAAAAGCTCAAAGAGCTATTGGGTTATGTGGAGAAACAGAAACCCAGAGGAATCGTCGCACCTGTGGTAGGACGCAGTGGCGATCACTGGTGGCAGCACGTGACTTTAGGCAGGGGCAGTAAGGATGGAATCCAGCCCGATTATATTGTCACCGGTCCGGGAGGAGTGGTGGGCCGGATTCTCAGCGTCACTCCTCATAGTAGTAAGGTTCTGTTGATTACTGACCCACTCTTTCGGGCGGGGGTGGCGATCGCTCGCACCCGTCATATGGGGGTACTGCGGGGCAAGTCAACAGATGTGGTGGATATGGAGTTTTTTGATAAACTGCCTAATGTGCGCGTGGGTGATACAGTTTCCACCTCTAATTTGAGCCAAGCGTTTCCCCCTGGATTGCCGGTAGGAAAGGTAGTACAAGTGAATTTGAACAAAAGTCCAGCTCCGGAGGCAGTAATACAACTCAGCGCCGATATTAACTCTTTGGAATGGGTGGTTGTTTCCCCAAACCACGAGGCGAGCCGCCAAAACGATGCTGACACTACCACCCCCCCTAAAGCAGCTACCCCTAGGGAGGAGCAGCAGTAA
- a CDS encoding aminopeptidase P N-terminal domain-containing protein: MQAEYRQRRSQLMEKIGNGTAIFRSAPQAVMHNDVEYNYRQDSSFFYLTGFNEPEAVAVLSPHHEEHKYVLFVRPKDPEREVWSGYRVGVEGAKELYGADEAYSIAELDEKLPQYLQNADKIYYHLGRDRAFNETVLKHWQQLMAIYPKRGIGPTAIQDSGTIINPLRMVKSPAELDLMRQAAAISVAAHNHALEFARPGRYEYEIQAEMEYIFRQHGALGPAYPSIIASGANSCILHYVENNRQLQENDLLLIDAGCTCEYYNADITRTFPVNGKFTPEQKTIYEIVLAAQEAALSHIQPGNPYGKIHETAVRVIVEGLMAIGLLAGDIEEIIKEEKYKPFYMHRTGHWLGLDVHDVGVYQYGENPYNLQPGNVFTVEPGIYIGPLTKPVEGQPEIDDRWRGIGIRIEDDVLVTPDGCEILTQGVPKSIPDMER, from the coding sequence ATGCAAGCAGAATACCGGCAGCGGCGATCGCAACTAATGGAAAAAATTGGCAATGGCACCGCCATATTTCGCAGCGCCCCCCAGGCGGTGATGCACAATGATGTAGAATACAACTACCGCCAGGACAGCAGCTTTTTCTATTTGACCGGTTTTAACGAACCAGAAGCCGTAGCGGTTCTGTCCCCGCACCACGAAGAGCATAAATATGTCCTCTTCGTCCGCCCCAAAGACCCGGAAAGAGAGGTTTGGTCAGGATATCGGGTTGGGGTGGAAGGTGCCAAGGAATTATATGGCGCTGATGAGGCTTACTCGATCGCCGAACTAGACGAGAAGCTACCCCAGTATCTGCAAAACGCCGACAAGATTTATTACCATTTGGGGCGCGATCGGGCGTTTAACGAAACCGTCCTCAAACATTGGCAACAGTTAATGGCTATCTATCCCAAGCGGGGTATAGGACCTACTGCCATTCAAGACTCGGGCACCATCATCAACCCCCTGCGCATGGTGAAATCTCCCGCCGAACTCGACTTGATGCGCCAAGCCGCCGCTATTTCCGTAGCCGCTCACAACCACGCCCTAGAATTTGCCCGCCCCGGACGCTATGAATATGAAATCCAAGCCGAAATGGAATACATCTTCCGCCAACATGGCGCCCTCGGTCCGGCTTATCCTTCTATCATCGCCTCTGGTGCCAACAGTTGCATCCTCCATTATGTGGAAAACAACCGCCAATTACAAGAAAATGACCTGCTCTTGATTGACGCCGGTTGCACTTGCGAATATTACAATGCCGACATCACCCGCACTTTTCCCGTTAACGGTAAATTCACCCCCGAACAGAAAACAATTTATGAAATTGTCCTGGCTGCACAGGAAGCCGCCCTATCCCACATCCAACCGGGCAACCCCTACGGTAAAATTCACGAAACCGCCGTCCGCGTGATTGTTGAAGGTTTAATGGCGATCGGACTCCTCGCCGGAGACATTGAGGAAATCATCAAAGAAGAAAAATACAAACCCTTCTATATGCACCGCACCGGTCACTGGCTGGGTTTGGACGTTCACGATGTGGGCGTCTATCAGTATGGCGAAAATCCCTACAACCTGCAACCGGGGAACGTCTTCACTGTGGAACCCGGTATCTACATCGGACCTTTGACCAAACCGGTGGAAGGTCAGCCGGAAATAGACGATCGCTGGCGTGGTATCGGTATCCGCATCGAAGATGACGTACTCGTAACCCCCGACGGCTGCGAAATCCTCACCCAAGGCGTCCCCAAATCAATCCCAGATATGGAACGCTAG
- a CDS encoding FAD/NAD(P)-binding oxidoreductase — protein sequence MSALTQEVNQPSGTKMLSHQIVIIGGGAGGITVAAQLLAKNPGLDVAIVEPSDKHYYQPAWTLVGAGEYAAEDTRRPEKDCIPPGATWIQDYAVKLDPDNNAVFTKQGQQIQYKYLVLAPGIQIDWHLIKGLKEAIGKNGVCSNYAYEYAPYTWETIKNFPGGVAIFTFPATPIKCGGAPQKIMYLADDAFRRNGVRDKSNIIYTTAGAGIFPVKEYAASLMQVIARKKIDVKYKCNLKEIKGDTKEAIFDLTTDDGVSEITIKYDMIHVTPPMSAPDFIKESKLAGTLGAAKGWVDVNKSTLQHNVYPNVFSLGDASSLPTSRTAAAVRGQAPVLVQNLLAVMASDSLNGSYDGYTCCPLITGYGKLIFAEFDYDNRPAPTFPIDQTQENYLMWLAKKYLLPWLYWNRMLKGHPFERNLLKSKK from the coding sequence ATGTCCGCTTTAACTCAGGAAGTTAATCAACCATCAGGAACCAAGATGCTCTCTCATCAAATCGTGATTATCGGCGGTGGCGCCGGAGGTATCACCGTCGCCGCCCAACTGCTAGCCAAAAATCCGGGGTTGGATGTGGCGATCGTCGAGCCGTCGGACAAGCACTATTATCAACCCGCTTGGACATTAGTCGGCGCTGGAGAATACGCCGCTGAAGACACTAGACGCCCGGAAAAAGACTGCATCCCCCCAGGCGCCACCTGGATTCAAGATTATGCTGTTAAATTAGACCCAGATAACAATGCGGTTTTCACCAAGCAAGGCCAGCAAATTCAGTATAAATACTTAGTTTTGGCTCCCGGCATTCAAATTGACTGGCATTTGATTAAAGGACTCAAAGAGGCGATCGGGAAAAATGGCGTTTGCAGCAACTACGCCTATGAATACGCCCCTTACACTTGGGAAACCATTAAAAATTTCCCGGGGGGCGTTGCCATCTTTACCTTTCCCGCTACCCCCATCAAATGCGGCGGCGCCCCCCAAAAAATAATGTACCTCGCCGATGACGCCTTCCGCAGAAATGGCGTCCGCGACAAGTCCAACATCATCTATACCACCGCAGGCGCTGGTATCTTTCCCGTGAAAGAGTATGCCGCCTCTCTCATGCAAGTGATTGCACGCAAAAAAATTGATGTAAAATATAAATGCAATCTCAAAGAAATCAAAGGTGACACAAAAGAAGCAATATTCGACCTGACCACCGATGATGGCGTTTCGGAAATCACAATTAAATACGATATGATTCATGTGACACCTCCCATGAGTGCCCCAGATTTCATCAAGGAAAGCAAGTTGGCTGGTACTTTAGGGGCCGCTAAGGGGTGGGTGGATGTGAATAAAAGCACCCTCCAGCACAATGTTTATCCCAATGTCTTCAGCTTGGGGGATGCCTCTTCACTCCCCACATCGAGGACAGCAGCAGCAGTAAGGGGTCAAGCTCCCGTTTTAGTCCAGAATTTGCTCGCAGTCATGGCATCGGACAGCCTCAATGGCAGTTACGATGGTTATACCTGCTGTCCTTTAATCACTGGCTACGGCAAACTGATATTTGCTGAGTTTGACTATGACAACCGTCCTGCTCCCACGTTTCCCATTGACCAAACTCAGGAAAATTATCTCATGTGGCTGGCGAAAAAGTATTTGCTCCCCTGGCTATATTGGAATCGGATGCTAAAGGGACACCCATTTGAAAGAAATCTGCTCAAAAGCAAGAAATAA
- a CDS encoding pentapeptide repeat-containing protein translates to MSGNNAHIKRLLETKQCPGGNLSEANLGRFNFSKADLSGAKLLFANLSRTNLTNANLSGADLTFANLVAADLSNSDLSGLDAKSINLFEAKLQSADLSGADLSFANCVSANFNEANLCGAELQGANLIGAQLNNANLSGAHLTGANLGRAQLVGAILANADLSHGRFVDVDFRDANLSGADLRNANLWNANLSGANLSGANLVGANLAHAKLDGAIGIYRENPVVIQHHDPQGAGMPQGIAYIGAPQAGGYQGGAGGLALPRPGMPR, encoded by the coding sequence ATGTCTGGAAATAACGCGCATATCAAACGGTTACTGGAAACCAAGCAGTGTCCCGGAGGCAACCTGAGCGAAGCCAACCTGGGACGGTTTAATTTTAGCAAAGCGGACCTCAGCGGCGCCAAACTCCTGTTTGCCAACCTCAGCCGCACTAATCTAACTAACGCCAACCTCAGTGGCGCTGACCTGACTTTTGCCAACTTAGTGGCTGCAGACTTGAGCAACTCGGATTTGAGCGGGTTGGATGCCAAAAGCATCAACCTGTTTGAAGCCAAGCTGCAAAGTGCGGACCTCAGCGGTGCAGACTTGAGTTTTGCCAATTGCGTCAGCGCCAATTTTAATGAAGCCAACCTCTGCGGGGCAGAATTGCAAGGCGCCAACCTGATTGGGGCGCAGTTAAACAATGCTAATCTGAGCGGCGCTCACCTCACAGGGGCGAATTTGGGCAGAGCGCAGCTAGTGGGGGCGATTTTGGCCAATGCGGACTTGTCTCACGGGCGGTTTGTGGATGTGGATTTTAGGGATGCGAACCTCAGCGGCGCGGATTTGAGAAATGCCAATCTGTGGAATGCTAATTTGAGCGGTGCCAACCTCAGCGGGGCAAATTTGGTGGGAGCGAACCTGGCTCATGCGAAGCTGGATGGGGCGATCGGCATTTACCGGGAAAATCCGGTGGTAATTCAACATCACGACCCCCAAGGTGCGGGAATGCCTCAAGGGATAGCTTATATTGGGGCCCCTCAAGCTGGGGGTTATCAGGGTGGTGCGGGGGGTTTGGCTCTCCCCCGACCGGGAATGCCCCGATAG
- a CDS encoding peptidoglycan DD-metalloendopeptidase family protein, with protein sequence MNPANVAILYPPAAVCSNHLSDYICSDNHSAPQANLSSYSWSQYQNAALPAPEDTAIGLTDVHGHWAEDFISDLQRRGIVRGFPDGTFRPEAPMTEAQLASLLVKAFSHLPLSDRRQLPDYPPPPPGGESQELPAHWATTAMLAAAQMGFFPPSQLSNPNQLISRLDVVVALVKGLNLKAPPGGTTVDFDDAAEIPADARESFAAAIASGLIIINPQERFLHPQQTATRADVAAFLYQALRVKEGLVMSATSPLGHTEIPISPDAADVGDSKWGGQNMAPEPPAPEFSDPESLVSPNGVTRRISIVSPSGSTPELPRQRGRVPLWNRHSFPSYSGPEYSQGAMATMVAPSLVEPPAQNLPTQDRSQVTPEAENLAVRVIDGLESLRFKMQPEESEHLDNIPALQLPPLGAANIYLPEEMPAFNGYIWPTTGTLTSGYGWRWGRMHYGIDIAGPIGTPIFAAAAGVVTYADWSDGYGYLVEIQHADGSLTLYAHNSRILVQEGELVDQGQQLSEMGSTGRSTGPHLHFEIHQPDSGPVNPLALLPGEPPSYASGVWGQGGR encoded by the coding sequence ATGAATCCAGCAAATGTTGCCATACTCTACCCCCCGGCGGCAGTTTGTAGCAATCACCTTAGTGATTATATTTGTAGCGATAACCATAGCGCTCCTCAAGCAAACCTGAGCAGTTACAGTTGGAGCCAGTACCAAAATGCGGCTTTGCCCGCCCCAGAAGATACTGCCATCGGACTGACAGACGTGCATGGTCATTGGGCAGAGGATTTTATCTCGGATCTGCAACGGCGTGGGATCGTGCGGGGTTTTCCTGATGGCACTTTCCGCCCGGAAGCACCGATGACGGAGGCGCAGTTGGCATCTCTTCTGGTCAAGGCTTTTTCTCATCTTCCTCTCTCCGATCGCCGACAGTTACCAGACTATCCGCCGCCGCCGCCTGGAGGTGAAAGCCAGGAATTACCCGCCCACTGGGCAACCACCGCTATGTTGGCGGCAGCTCAGATGGGGTTTTTCCCCCCCAGTCAACTGAGCAACCCCAACCAACTCATATCACGATTAGATGTGGTGGTGGCGCTGGTAAAAGGACTGAATTTAAAAGCTCCACCAGGGGGGACAACGGTTGATTTTGACGATGCGGCAGAAATTCCCGCTGATGCGAGGGAGAGTTTCGCCGCCGCGATCGCCTCCGGTCTGATCATCATTAACCCCCAAGAGCGGTTTTTGCATCCGCAGCAAACCGCCACTCGCGCTGATGTCGCCGCTTTTCTCTATCAAGCACTGCGCGTCAAAGAGGGACTGGTAATGAGTGCGACCAGCCCTCTTGGGCACACAGAAATTCCCATATCCCCCGATGCAGCAGATGTAGGAGATAGCAAATGGGGAGGGCAGAATATGGCTCCAGAGCCTCCCGCCCCAGAGTTTTCTGATCCGGAATCCCTAGTATCCCCGAACGGCGTCACACGTCGCATCAGCATCGTCTCACCTAGTGGCTCGACCCCAGAACTGCCCCGCCAAAGGGGGCGAGTACCTTTGTGGAATAGGCATTCATTCCCCAGCTACAGCGGCCCAGAATATTCCCAAGGAGCAATGGCGACGATGGTGGCGCCATCCCTGGTGGAGCCTCCCGCACAGAACCTGCCCACCCAAGACCGATCGCAGGTAACGCCGGAAGCGGAAAACCTCGCAGTGAGGGTAATTGATGGCTTGGAGAGCTTGCGATTTAAAATGCAGCCGGAGGAAAGCGAACACCTCGACAATATCCCTGCCCTACAACTACCCCCCCTAGGCGCGGCTAATATCTACTTGCCCGAGGAAATGCCAGCTTTTAACGGCTACATCTGGCCCACCACTGGCACCCTTACCTCCGGCTACGGCTGGCGCTGGGGAAGGATGCACTATGGTATAGATATCGCAGGCCCGATCGGCACCCCGATTTTTGCAGCGGCAGCGGGTGTAGTGACCTATGCTGACTGGAGCGACGGTTACGGCTATTTAGTAGAAATCCAACATGCTGACGGTAGCTTAACCCTTTACGCTCATAACAGTCGCATTCTCGTTCAAGAAGGAGAGTTGGTGGACCAAGGCCAGCAACTCTCAGAAATGGGTAGTACCGGTCGCAGTACCGGCCCGCACTTACACTTTGAAATCCACCAGCCTGATAGCGGACCGGTAAATCCCCTCGCTCTGTTACCCGGAGAGCCGCCGAGCTACGCTAGTGGCGTTTGGGGACAAGGTGGAAGGTAG
- the rpmI gene encoding 50S ribosomal protein L35, with protein MPKLKSRKSAAKRFRATGSGKIVRRKSFKSHLLQHKSANRKRRLSKTALVHERDEDNVRGMLPYL; from the coding sequence ATGCCCAAACTAAAAAGCCGCAAGTCTGCTGCCAAGCGGTTTAGAGCTACCGGTAGCGGCAAAATTGTCCGTCGCAAATCCTTTAAAAGCCACTTGCTCCAGCACAAGAGTGCCAACCGCAAGCGGCGGCTGTCCAAAACAGCCCTCGTCCACGAACGGGACGAAGACAACGTGCGGGGCATGCTCCCCTACTTATAA
- the rplT gene encoding 50S ribosomal protein L20 produces the protein MTRVKRGNVARKRRKKILKMAKGFRGSHSKLFRTANQQVMKALRNAYRDRRKRKRDFRRLWIARINAAARQQGISYSKLMGNLKKANILLNRKMLAQMAAVDPEAFAKVVELAGK, from the coding sequence ATGACTAGAGTAAAGCGCGGTAACGTCGCCCGGAAACGCCGCAAAAAAATCCTGAAAATGGCCAAGGGGTTCCGGGGCTCCCACTCCAAGCTATTTCGCACAGCCAACCAGCAGGTGATGAAGGCCCTGCGGAATGCCTACCGCGATCGCCGTAAGCGCAAGCGGGATTTCCGTCGTCTGTGGATTGCCCGCATCAACGCTGCAGCCAGACAGCAGGGGATCAGCTACAGCAAGCTGATGGGCAACCTGAAAAAAGCCAACATCCTGCTCAACCGGAAAATGCTGGCTCAAATGGCAGCGGTGGATCCGGAAGCATTCGCCAAAGTGGTGGAATTGGCCGGGAAATAG
- a CDS encoding mechanosensitive ion channel family protein, whose translation MAQAATPAVTPAPPPTNVPAEGKSEKIPQVGKGSSNFLRKWLLRSDLVKAPVILDGRLLFEVSQLPELTAAMRAENIQTSLETAAESSGKIQVKVQESKAGQIILVNDQYLLTVTEQDTSGEETRATLAQTWATEIETALNNARRERTINFIAETAIHGLVVLVLAVVTNWGLTRTWQRHKPKLEQLVARLPQPDGVDLRYILNGFLNLLQRFGQLAFWLGVSAYIANLFPLSRQLTYPIAQLLFRIPGIVGAIFTNTIFTLGRDPYSLSDLLMLSALLFALVNGAGRVSQLMRDRILQIAGINRGAREALATIVNYSAIALGTIIILQIWGIDLSSLTIIASALGVGIAFGFQDIAKNFASGLVLLFERPIQVGDFVEVGEYTGTVERIGSRSTTIRTLDRISIILPNSRFLEQEVINWSHQDPISRIHIPVGVAYGSDIKAVETALLDTAKEHPHVLKVPPPRVMFKGFGNSSLDFELLVWSNMPEEQYWTKSDLYFRIEQLFQERQIEIPFPQQDLHLRSGTFPLELSPELQQAILLLIQSLNKR comes from the coding sequence ATGGCACAAGCTGCAACACCCGCCGTTACGCCAGCGCCCCCCCCCACCAATGTTCCGGCGGAGGGGAAAAGTGAAAAAATCCCGCAAGTGGGGAAAGGTTCGAGCAATTTTCTCCGTAAGTGGTTGCTTCGATCGGATTTGGTCAAAGCACCGGTAATTCTAGATGGGCGCCTGCTGTTTGAGGTGAGTCAACTGCCAGAACTAACGGCAGCAATGAGGGCTGAGAACATCCAAACTAGCTTGGAAACGGCGGCTGAATCTTCCGGCAAAATCCAAGTCAAGGTGCAAGAGTCGAAGGCGGGACAGATTATTTTAGTCAACGATCAATATTTGCTCACGGTGACGGAGCAGGATACCTCCGGAGAAGAAACTCGGGCAACATTAGCCCAAACTTGGGCCACAGAAATTGAAACAGCCCTGAATAACGCTCGTCGGGAGCGCACCATTAATTTTATCGCAGAAACTGCGATTCACGGGTTGGTGGTTTTGGTGCTGGCTGTGGTAACGAATTGGGGCTTAACCCGGACGTGGCAGCGCCACAAACCGAAGCTAGAACAGTTGGTGGCGAGGTTGCCACAACCGGATGGGGTTGACCTGCGCTACATCCTGAATGGGTTTTTGAATCTGTTGCAAAGGTTTGGACAGTTGGCCTTTTGGTTAGGGGTTAGCGCTTATATTGCCAACCTTTTTCCCCTATCGCGACAGCTCACCTATCCGATCGCCCAGTTGCTCTTCCGCATCCCGGGAATTGTGGGGGCTATTTTTACCAATACCATTTTTACTCTGGGACGAGACCCTTACTCCCTTTCTGATTTGCTGATGTTGTCGGCGTTGCTGTTTGCCTTGGTTAATGGCGCCGGAAGGGTGAGCCAGCTCATGCGCGATCGGATTTTGCAAATTGCGGGCATTAACCGGGGAGCTAGGGAGGCTCTGGCGACGATCGTCAATTACAGCGCGATCGCCCTCGGCACAATCATCATCCTGCAAATTTGGGGGATTGACCTCAGTTCCCTCACCATTATCGCCTCCGCGCTCGGCGTTGGTATCGCTTTTGGCTTTCAAGACATCGCCAAAAACTTTGCCAGCGGCTTAGTCCTCCTCTTCGAGCGCCCCATCCAAGTAGGAGACTTCGTAGAAGTAGGGGAATACACCGGCACCGTCGAGCGCATTGGCTCCCGCAGCACCACCATCCGCACCCTCGATCGGATTTCAATTATTTTGCCCAATTCCCGGTTTTTAGAACAAGAGGTGATTAACTGGAGCCACCAAGACCCCATCTCCCGCATCCACATTCCCGTCGGTGTCGCCTACGGTTCCGATATCAAAGCCGTGGAAACCGCCCTCCTCGATACCGCCAAAGAACACCCCCACGTGTTGAAAGTGCCACCGCCGCGAGTCATGTTTAAAGGTTTTGGCAATTCTTCTCTAGATTTCGAGCTGCTAGTGTGGAGTAATATGCCCGAAGAACAATATTGGACTAAAAGCGATTTGTATTTTAGAATTGAGCAATTGTTCCAGGAGCGCCAGATTGAAATACCCTTTCCTCAGCAAGATTTACACCTGCGTTCCGGCACTTTCCCCCTAGAATTATCCCCAGAATTGCAACAAGCCATCTTGCTCTTGATCCAAAGTTTAAACAAAAGATAG
- a CDS encoding tetratricopeptide repeat protein: MNNIFVITYISVLLVLLSIAAWFVFRQVLKTRRVESRLSQLQKKLKEQPGTAIEYYELGSIYLDKKLFSQAAELFKKALKAKDLEGEENQALIYNALGFAYSALEQYDLAIRQYKEALKLQPEYVTALNNIGYAYERKNLTSQALASYEEALKYEPKNATAKSRSESMRRRMVEPA, translated from the coding sequence ATGAATAACATTTTTGTGATTACTTATATATCGGTATTACTGGTTTTGTTAAGCATAGCTGCTTGGTTTGTGTTCCGCCAAGTTCTGAAAACCCGTCGCGTAGAAAGCCGATTATCTCAACTGCAAAAAAAATTGAAAGAACAACCAGGAACAGCGATCGAGTATTATGAGCTAGGAAGCATTTATTTAGATAAAAAACTGTTTTCTCAGGCGGCAGAACTGTTTAAAAAAGCCCTCAAAGCCAAAGATTTGGAGGGAGAAGAAAATCAGGCATTGATTTACAATGCTTTGGGGTTTGCTTACAGTGCCCTGGAGCAATATGATTTAGCCATCCGCCAGTATAAAGAAGCCTTGAAGCTGCAACCGGAATATGTCACAGCCTTGAATAATATTGGGTATGCTTACGAGCGAAAAAATCTCACATCCCAAGCTCTAGCCTCTTATGAGGAAGCTCTCAAATACGAACCGAAAAATGCTACAGCCAAAAGCCGTTCAGAATCAATGCGCCGCCGAATGGTGGAACCGGCTTAA
- a CDS encoding TspO/MBR family protein: MKSWMVIAAISFLVAWGGNRFLTREGIRWFNRQRRPQWLTFEGAIPLIWIVIFICATWSAVVVWETAPGQPVTWLVMGGYLLLEMVTIAYTPVMCKLRRLKVGTIIGGIGFLLSLLLALLVGKISTTAGFLLLPYILWSPIGTYTTWEMMRLNQEDRD, encoded by the coding sequence ATGAAATCTTGGATGGTCATCGCCGCCATCAGCTTTTTAGTGGCTTGGGGAGGAAATCGATTTCTCACTCGCGAAGGCATTCGGTGGTTTAACCGCCAGCGTCGTCCCCAATGGCTGACCTTTGAGGGCGCCATCCCCCTCATTTGGATAGTGATTTTCATCTGTGCCACTTGGTCAGCAGTAGTAGTATGGGAAACCGCCCCCGGTCAGCCTGTAACTTGGCTGGTGATGGGTGGTTATTTGCTGTTAGAAATGGTCACGATTGCCTATACTCCGGTGATGTGTAAACTGCGCCGCCTCAAAGTAGGAACCATCATCGGGGGCATCGGATTCCTTTTATCCTTATTGCTGGCGCTACTGGTGGGCAAAATTTCTACAACTGCTGGGTTTTTGCTTTTACCGTATATCCTTTGGAGTCCCATTGGCACTTATACCACTTGGGAAATGATGCGCCTGAATCAGGAAGATAGGGATTAA
- the mreD gene encoding rod shape-determining protein MreD: MNTFLWGRRVHLSPAARKILNGAVTVASVFLCLLMLPVRLPGMELLNISPNWLLIWVVAWSIKRSPWEGCSAGVILGLLQDGMTSPNPSHVLGLAAVGFLTGRIQKQKYLQEDFISVALIVFGMVVVSETFMALQFALMGDSSLEEIWLQYQRIALVSAIISSLWAPVLYFPLNQWWQKMQVLHK, from the coding sequence ATGAATACTTTTCTCTGGGGGAGGAGAGTCCACCTCTCCCCGGCAGCGCGCAAAATACTTAATGGCGCGGTGACAGTTGCCTCGGTGTTTTTATGCTTGCTGATGTTGCCGGTACGCCTACCAGGGATGGAGCTACTCAATATCAGTCCCAACTGGCTGCTGATTTGGGTAGTGGCTTGGAGCATCAAGCGATCGCCCTGGGAAGGATGCAGTGCTGGAGTTATACTGGGTTTGCTTCAAGATGGTATGACCTCCCCCAACCCATCTCATGTCCTTGGTTTGGCAGCGGTGGGATTTCTCACCGGGCGGATCCAAAAGCAAAAATACCTGCAAGAAGATTTTATCTCCGTGGCGCTCATCGTCTTTGGTATGGTGGTAGTCTCGGAAACTTTTATGGCTTTGCAATTTGCTTTGATGGGCGATTCCTCATTAGAGGAAATTTGGCTTCAATACCAGCGCATTGCCCTAGTTTCTGCCATTATTAGCAGTCTTTGGGCGCCAGTGCTGTATTTCCCCCTCAATCAATGGTGGCAGAAAATGCAGGTACTCCATAAGTGA
- a CDS encoding glycosyltransferase family A protein codes for MMTVNFDIQPEITIILCTYNRAKYIKTCLDSVIEQTFTNWELLVVDDGSADNTFDLVNPYLENYGNIRYLKHKNRKLSFSKNVGLQASFGKFITFLDSDDTYKPNHLESRLAYMKANPDLDLIQGGFFSEEEIFVVDYYAQDKTINLRECVLGPTFFGKREVFFELNGFNNISYGEDTDFWQRAEKIFKTKKIRGPETYVYTRAETSITKSVLDKISSRQNQ; via the coding sequence ATGATGACAGTCAATTTTGATATTCAGCCAGAAATCACAATTATTTTATGTACGTATAATCGCGCTAAATACATAAAAACCTGTTTAGACAGCGTAATAGAGCAAACCTTTACCAACTGGGAGCTGTTAGTAGTTGACGATGGCAGTGCTGACAACACATTTGACCTGGTAAACCCATATTTAGAAAATTATGGAAATATTCGATATCTCAAGCACAAAAATCGTAAGTTATCATTTTCCAAAAATGTAGGTCTTCAAGCATCATTTGGTAAATTTATCACTTTTCTAGATAGTGATGATACATACAAACCGAATCATTTAGAATCTCGGCTTGCTTATATGAAAGCCAACCCAGATCTTGATTTAATTCAAGGAGGATTTTTTAGCGAAGAAGAAATTTTTGTGGTTGATTATTATGCCCAAGACAAAACAATTAATTTACGAGAATGCGTTCTAGGACCCACATTTTTTGGCAAGCGGGAAGTATTTTTTGAATTAAATGGTTTTAATAACATTTCCTATGGAGAAGATACAGATTTCTGGCAACGGGCAGAGAAAATATTCAAAACTAAAAAAATCAGAGGGCCCGAAACTTATGTTTATACTCGAGCAGAAACGAGCATCACTAAAAGTGTGCTAGACAAAATATCTTCAAGGCAAAATCAATAA